From the genome of Rhizobium oryzihabitans:
GGCGGGTGATTTTCAGGTTGCGAACGCTCTCGTCGCCGCCGGTCTTGCCATGTCCACCGGCGTTCCGGCGGCAACCGCGCTGAAGGCGCTCGAAAAGCTGATCGGCGCTGCCGGCCGTCTGGAGCTTGTCGGCCAGACGAAAAACGGCGCGCTTGCCTATGTCGACTATGCCCATAAGCCGGATGCACTGGAAAATGTGCTGACCTCGGTCAGGCCTTTCACCTCCGGCCGCATCATCACCGTGTTCGGTTGCGGCGGCGACCGTGACAAGGGCAAACGCCCGATCATGGGCGAGGTGGCGACGCGCCTTTCCGACATCGTCATCGTCACCGACGACAATCCGCGCTCGGAAGATGCCGCAACGATCCGTTCCGAGGTGATAGTGGCGGCACCGGGTGCATTGGAGATCGGCGACAGGGCAGAGGCGATCCGCCATGCGGTATCGCTGCTTTCCAACGGCGATACGCTCATCGTCGCGGGCAAGGGGCATGAAGAGGGGCAGATCGTCGGTTCCGTGACGCTGCCGTTTTCCGATCATGAACAGGTGCGCGCGGCACTCGCAGGGCTGGAAGGATTGAAGATTTGAGCTGGTTATGGACAGTCGCCGACATGATCGCCATCACGGCAGGACGCCCCGTTGGCAACCTGCCGACCGGAATCACCGGCATTTCCATCGACAGCCGGACCGTCAAGGCGGGCGAAGCCTTCTTCGCCATCAAGGGTGATCGGGTCGACGGCCATGATTACACCAGTTTTGCCGTTGCCAATGGGGCCGGCCTCCTGGTCGTTGCCGAAGCCAAGCTACCGGCTCTCGGCCGGCTCACCGTGCCCATGATCGTGGTCGAGGACGTGCTTGCCGCACTCGGCAAACTTGCCATTGCGGCGCGCGAGAGAACTTCGGCACGCATCATCGCGGTGACTGGCTCCGTCGGCAAGACGACCACCAAGGAAATGCTGCGGCAGGCTCTGGAGCCGTCGGGCCGGGTTCATGCGGCGGTCGCATCCTTTAACAATCACTGGGGTGTGCCACTGACGCTGGCGCGTATGCCGGCGGATACCGAGTTCGGCGTTTTCGAAATCGGCATGAACCACTCCGGCGAAATTCGCCCGCTGGTCAAGATGGTGCGTCCGCATGTGGCGATCATCACGACCATCGCCCCCGCCCATCTCGGCAATTTCAAGAATATTGAAGAGATCGCCGCGGCCAAGGCGGAAATATTCGAAGGGCTTGAGGAGGGCGGCTCCGTCATCCTCAACCGCGACAATGCCCAGTTCGAGCAGCTTGAAGAGGCTGCGCAGGAACAGGGTATAGAGCACATCCTGACCTTCGGTCAGCACGCCAAGGCCGATTTCCGGCTCGCCGACTTTGAAAGCACGCCTGCGGGTTCGACCATCTGGGCGATCCTGAACGGCGAGACCAGCGAATTGCATCTCAATGTTCCCGGACGTCACATCGCCGACAACGCCATGGCCGTGCTCGGTGCCGTCGCCGTGACGGGCGCCAATCTCGACCGCGCTTTTGAAGCGCTCGGAACGCTCGAGGCTGTGAAAGGACGCGGTCAGCGCCACCGTCTGACGATTGAAAGCGGTTCGTTCCTGCTGATCGATGAAAGCTATAACGCCAACCCCGCTTCCATGCGCGCGGCGATTGCCGTGCTGGCGGAAACGGAAACGCAGGGCCACGGCCGGCGCGTTGCCGTTCTTGGCGACATGCTTGAGATGGGCGAATTTTCCGCGCAGCTGCATGAAGAGCTGGCCGGGCCGCTGCTTGCGGCCGGCATCGAGCATGTTTGGCTCGCAGGGGAGGCGATGGCGGCGCTGCGCGATGCGCTGCCGGACAGCGTCACCGTCATCTGGTTCCCGACGACGGCGGAACTCACCGATTTTGCGCTGCAATGGGTGCAACCGGGAGACGCGCTGATGATAAAATCGTCACTTGGCCTCGGTTTCGGCAAGATTGTCGCCGCCCTGCTTGACAAGTATCCGGCATTCCCCGAGACGGAACGCCAAGTCTGAAATAGCCTTTTGAAAGGGCAATTATGCTGATCTGGCTCGTCGAACTGTCGGATAAAGTTCAAGTCTTCAACCTCTTCCGCTACATCACCTTCCGGGCGGGTGCGGCGATGTTCACCTCTGCGTTGATCGTCTTCCTGTTTGGACCGGCGATCATCAACTCGTTGCGCGTGCGCCAGGGCAAGGGCCAGCCGATCCGCGCCGACGGGCCGCAGACCCATTTCAAGAAGGCCGGCACGCCGACCATGGGCGGGCTCATGATCCTTGCCGGCATTCTCGGGGGCTCGCTGCTGTGGGGTGACCTGTCGAACGTCTATGTCGTTGCCGTGCTGATGGTGACACTCGGTTTCGGAGCCATCGGCTTTTACGATGATTATCTGAAGGTCACGAAACAGAGCGACAAGGGCTTTTCCGGTAAGGCGCGTCTCGGCATTGAATTCCTCATCGCAGCGATTGCCGTCTTCTTCATGATGAAGATGGCGCTCGCTTCCGCCCCGCATGGCGGCACGCTCGGCAGCTCCATCGCGTTTCCGTTCTTCAAGGAATTCGTGATCAATCTCGGTTATTTCTTTGTGCTCTTCGGTGCTTTTGTCATCGTTGGCGCGGGTAATGCCGTGAACCTGACGGATGGTCTCGATGGTCTCGCCATCGTGCCCGTTATGATCGCGGCTGCTACCTTCGGGGTGATCGCCTATCTTGCCGGTAACGCGGTTTTCGCCAATTACCTGCAGATCAACTTCGTGCCCGGCACGGGTGAACTCGCCGTCATTGTCGGCGCGGTCATCGGCGCGGGCCTCGGCTTCTTGTGGTTCAACGCACCGCCCGCCGCCATTTTCATGGGCGATACGGGTTCGCTGGCGCTTGGCGGCCTCATCGGTTCCATCGCTGTCGCGACCAAGCACGAGATCGTCATGGTCATCGTCGGCGGTCTGTTTGTCATGGAAACGCTGTCGGTCATCATCCAGGTCTTCTGGTTCAAGCGCACCGGCAGACGCGTTTTCCTGATGGCGCCTATCCATCACCATTTCGAGAAAAAGGGCTGGACGGAAAGCCAGGTGGTGATCCGTTTCTGGATCATCTCCGTTGGCCTCGCGCTGCTCGGCCTCGCCACCCTGAAGCTGAGGTGAGCGATGATCCCGGTCACGTCGTTCAGAGGTAAGAAGGTCGCGCTTTTCGGGCTTGGCGGTTCGGGTCTCGTCACGGCCCGGGCGCTGGTCGCGGGTGGGGCGGATGTCGTTGCTTTCGACGACAATCCCGACAGTGTCGCGAAGGCCGAGGCCGAAGGCATCAAGACGGCGGATCTCCGGACGATTGACTGGCCGAACTTCTCTTCCTTCGTTCTGGCGCCCGGCGTGCCGCTGACGCATCCGAAACCGCATTGGTCGGTCGACCTTGCGAAAGCTGCGGGCGTCGAGATCATCGGCGATATCGAGCTTTTCATCCGTGAGCGCCGCGCTCATGCGCCGGATTGCCCTTTTATCGCCATTACCGGCACCAACGGCAAGTCCACAACGACGGCGCTAATTGCGCATATTCTCAAGGCATCCGGCCGCGATACGCAACTCGGTGGCAATATCGGTACGGCGGTGCTGAGCCTCGATCCGCCGAAGGCGCAACGTTTCTACGTGGTTGAGTGCTCGTCCTACCAGATCGATCTCGCGCCAACGATCAATCCGACCGCCGGAATTCTTCTTAAC
Proteins encoded in this window:
- a CDS encoding UDP-N-acetylmuramoylalanyl-D-glutamyl-2,6-diaminopimelate--D-alanyl-D-alanine ligase translates to MSWLWTVADMIAITAGRPVGNLPTGITGISIDSRTVKAGEAFFAIKGDRVDGHDYTSFAVANGAGLLVVAEAKLPALGRLTVPMIVVEDVLAALGKLAIAARERTSARIIAVTGSVGKTTTKEMLRQALEPSGRVHAAVASFNNHWGVPLTLARMPADTEFGVFEIGMNHSGEIRPLVKMVRPHVAIITTIAPAHLGNFKNIEEIAAAKAEIFEGLEEGGSVILNRDNAQFEQLEEAAQEQGIEHILTFGQHAKADFRLADFESTPAGSTIWAILNGETSELHLNVPGRHIADNAMAVLGAVAVTGANLDRAFEALGTLEAVKGRGQRHRLTIESGSFLLIDESYNANPASMRAAIAVLAETETQGHGRRVAVLGDMLEMGEFSAQLHEELAGPLLAAGIEHVWLAGEAMAALRDALPDSVTVIWFPTTAELTDFALQWVQPGDALMIKSSLGLGFGKIVAALLDKYPAFPETERQV
- the mraY gene encoding phospho-N-acetylmuramoyl-pentapeptide-transferase, yielding MLIWLVELSDKVQVFNLFRYITFRAGAAMFTSALIVFLFGPAIINSLRVRQGKGQPIRADGPQTHFKKAGTPTMGGLMILAGILGGSLLWGDLSNVYVVAVLMVTLGFGAIGFYDDYLKVTKQSDKGFSGKARLGIEFLIAAIAVFFMMKMALASAPHGGTLGSSIAFPFFKEFVINLGYFFVLFGAFVIVGAGNAVNLTDGLDGLAIVPVMIAAATFGVIAYLAGNAVFANYLQINFVPGTGELAVIVGAVIGAGLGFLWFNAPPAAIFMGDTGSLALGGLIGSIAVATKHEIVMVIVGGLFVMETLSVIIQVFWFKRTGRRVFLMAPIHHHFEKKGWTESQVVIRFWIISVGLALLGLATLKLR